Proteins from a single region of Noviherbaspirillum saxi:
- a CDS encoding TetR/AcrR family transcriptional regulator produces the protein MDMQKITASTEERLEPPPTLGLREKSKLDKRRRIKAAARSVFVEKGYDAATTREIAALAEVGIGTLFVYAKDKRELLMMIINDDLDEVNDTSAYIVDHKAPLVDQVTAFFKVRYAYWACEPSLARPAVKETFDFLGSANVQGPETARFYARRPKILSMLTGIVKDGQESGMIADDVSADLIASLFITIYLTEVRRWLSQDEPLVEAGIARLRELLALAIRGIEPQRAVSSSHQDRAMVCLTEVTAVR, from the coding sequence ATGGATATGCAGAAGATAACCGCCAGTACGGAAGAACGGCTGGAGCCTCCGCCCACGCTTGGATTGCGGGAGAAGAGCAAACTGGATAAACGGCGTCGAATCAAAGCGGCGGCGCGCTCAGTGTTTGTGGAGAAAGGTTATGACGCAGCAACGACACGCGAGATCGCTGCACTCGCCGAGGTCGGAATCGGGACATTGTTTGTCTATGCCAAAGACAAGCGCGAGCTGCTGATGATGATCATTAATGATGACTTGGACGAAGTGAACGATACTAGCGCCTATATCGTCGACCACAAAGCGCCACTGGTCGATCAGGTCACCGCTTTTTTCAAGGTCCGGTATGCTTACTGGGCCTGCGAACCCAGTCTCGCACGACCCGCGGTGAAAGAGACCTTCGATTTCCTTGGTAGCGCCAATGTGCAGGGTCCGGAAACCGCGCGCTTTTATGCGCGTCGCCCAAAGATCCTTAGTATGTTGACCGGGATTGTCAAAGACGGGCAGGAAAGTGGGATGATCGCCGACGACGTGTCGGCGGATCTGATTGCCTCCTTGTTCATAACGATTTATCTGACGGAAGTCAGGCGCTGGTTGAGTCAGGATGAACCGCTTGTCGAGGCGGGGATTGCACGGTTGCGCGAATTGCTAGCACTGGCGATTCGGGGAATAGAGCCGCAGCGCGCGGTATCTTCTTCTCACCAAGACAGGGCTATGGTCTGTCTGACAGAAGTCACAGCAGTCAGATGA
- the leuC gene encoding 3-isopropylmalate dehydratase large subunit, producing MQKTLYDKLWESHVVRDLGDGNALLYIDRHLVHEVTSPQAFEGLRQAERHPWRPRSIIATPDHNTPTSDWDQDIADPYSREQVDTLDRNVRNLATLAYFPFRSDKQGILHVVAPELGATLPGTTIVCGDSHTSTHGAFAALAFGIGTSDVEHVLATQTLTATRAKNLRVQVDGDLQAGVAAKDIVLAIIGRLGAAGGTGHAIEFCGSTIAKLSMEERMTVCNMAIEAGARTGLVAFDTTTMNYLQHKPYAPKDARWERAVAYWMTLHSDPDAPFDKEVRINANEIEPQVTWGTSPDMVLPIHGFIPDPDVEADPQRRQSFMQALSYMGLQGGTRLLGLPIDKVFIGSCTNSRIEDLRAAASVVCGHHVADSVIRAMVVPGSGQVKRQAEQEGLDKIFIDAGFEWRQPGCSMCLAMNDDRLMPGERCASTSNRNFEGRQGAGGRSHLMSPAMAAAAALAGCITDIREWMQ from the coding sequence ATGCAAAAAACCTTGTATGACAAGCTCTGGGAGAGCCATGTCGTGCGCGACCTCGGAGACGGCAACGCGCTTTTGTACATTGACCGACACCTTGTACACGAAGTTACCAGCCCGCAAGCCTTCGAAGGGCTTCGGCAAGCTGAACGGCATCCATGGCGGCCGCGTTCGATCATCGCCACGCCAGATCACAATACGCCGACGAGCGACTGGGATCAGGACATAGCCGATCCTTATTCACGGGAGCAGGTGGATACGCTGGATCGCAATGTTCGAAATCTCGCCACACTGGCGTATTTTCCCTTCCGCAGTGACAAGCAGGGAATCTTGCATGTGGTCGCGCCGGAACTCGGGGCGACGCTTCCAGGTACCACCATCGTGTGTGGCGACTCGCACACATCGACGCATGGGGCGTTTGCTGCCCTCGCCTTTGGCATCGGCACCTCAGATGTCGAACATGTTCTTGCGACACAAACGCTAACGGCGACACGGGCAAAAAACCTCAGGGTGCAGGTAGATGGTGATCTCCAAGCAGGGGTGGCTGCCAAGGATATTGTGCTTGCGATCATTGGTCGACTCGGCGCTGCAGGTGGTACTGGTCACGCTATCGAGTTTTGCGGCAGCACCATTGCAAAATTATCGATGGAAGAGCGAATGACCGTATGCAACATGGCTATCGAGGCTGGTGCACGCACAGGACTGGTGGCGTTCGATACGACGACCATGAATTATTTGCAGCACAAACCGTATGCCCCTAAAGATGCGCGATGGGAACGCGCCGTTGCGTATTGGATGACCTTGCACTCGGACCCCGATGCCCCGTTTGACAAGGAGGTGAGGATCAATGCCAACGAGATTGAGCCGCAGGTAACGTGGGGGACCTCGCCGGATATGGTGCTCCCGATCCATGGCTTTATTCCCGACCCTGACGTAGAAGCCGATCCTCAGCGCCGCCAAAGCTTTATGCAGGCATTGTCCTATATGGGACTGCAGGGAGGCACCCGCCTGCTCGGCTTGCCGATTGACAAGGTCTTCATTGGATCGTGCACGAATTCCCGCATAGAAGACTTGCGGGCAGCTGCATCCGTCGTCTGCGGTCACCACGTCGCCGATTCGGTAATTCGAGCGATGGTGGTGCCTGGTTCGGGACAAGTCAAGCGGCAGGCGGAACAGGAGGGATTGGACAAGATCTTCATCGATGCCGGATTCGAATGGCGACAACCCGGCTGCTCGATGTGTCTTGCGATGAACGACGACCGTCTCATGCCGGGAGAACGCTGTGCATCCACATCCAACCGAAATTTCGAAGGCCGCCAGGGTGCCGGTGGCAGATCACATCTGATGAGCCCTGCCATGGCTGCGGCGGCCGCACTCGCGGGCTGCATCACAGATATCAGGGAGTGGATGCAATGA
- the leuD gene encoding 3-isopropylmalate dehydratase small subunit gives MTPFTSIHGLIASLDRNNVDTDAIIPKQFMKTIGRTGLGPFAFDAWRYLDEGSWGQDCSKRPLNPDFELNQPRFAGASILLTRKNFGCGSSREHAPWALKDMGFRAIVGESFGDIFRNNCLKNGILVVILPAAQVQGLVVRVAAQPGATMAIDLATRSLHFDGSEVIRFDIDTTWQERLLNGWDDISMTLQEAEAIRHFEEKHRTAQPWLYD, from the coding sequence ATGACACCTTTCACATCAATACACGGCCTAATCGCGTCACTGGACAGGAATAACGTCGATACCGATGCGATCATTCCGAAACAGTTCATGAAAACCATCGGCCGTACTGGCCTTGGCCCCTTCGCATTCGATGCGTGGCGTTACCTCGATGAAGGGTCCTGGGGCCAGGATTGCTCGAAGCGCCCACTCAATCCAGACTTCGAGCTAAACCAGCCGAGATTCGCAGGTGCGTCGATTCTTTTGACCAGAAAGAACTTTGGCTGCGGCTCATCGCGTGAACATGCGCCATGGGCACTAAAAGATATGGGCTTTCGGGCTATCGTCGGCGAGTCATTTGGCGATATCTTCCGCAACAATTGCCTAAAGAACGGCATCCTTGTAGTGATTCTCCCGGCGGCACAGGTACAGGGACTGGTAGTACGGGTTGCGGCCCAGCCGGGGGCAACCATGGCGATCGACCTGGCGACGCGCTCCCTGCATTTTGACGGCTCGGAAGTGATCAGGTTCGATATCGATACCACATGGCAGGAGCGCCTCCTGAATGGCTGGGACGATATATCGATGACCTTGCAGGAAGCAGAAGCCATTCGCCACTTCGAAGAAAAGCATCGCACCGCTCAGCCCTGGCTTTACGACTAG